From one Paractinoplanes brasiliensis genomic stretch:
- a CDS encoding ClpP family protease, producing the protein MSQYTIPTVVEKTPNGERAYDIYSRLLSDRIIFLGTEIDDGVANVVIAQLIHLESAGEQEIGLYINSPGGSFSALTAIYDTMHFVRCDIATICVGQAASAAAALLAAGTPGKRSVLPHAKVTLHQPSSQARGTLPDLAVEAKEVAKVRAEMDSILARHTGHPAEKIRADTDRSMALTASEAVAYGLADRVITARPERAYRLSAAS; encoded by the coding sequence ATGAGCCAGTACACGATTCCCACAGTGGTCGAGAAGACCCCCAACGGCGAACGGGCGTACGACATCTACTCCCGGCTGCTGTCCGACCGGATCATCTTCCTCGGCACCGAGATCGACGACGGCGTGGCCAACGTGGTGATCGCCCAGCTGATCCACCTGGAATCGGCCGGCGAGCAGGAGATCGGGTTGTACATCAACTCGCCCGGCGGTTCGTTCAGCGCGCTCACCGCCATCTACGACACCATGCACTTCGTACGCTGTGACATCGCCACGATCTGCGTCGGTCAAGCGGCCTCCGCCGCCGCCGCGCTGCTCGCCGCGGGCACGCCGGGCAAACGCTCGGTGCTGCCGCACGCCAAGGTGACGCTGCACCAGCCGTCCAGCCAGGCCCGGGGCACACTGCCGGACCTGGCGGTCGAGGCGAAAGAGGTGGCCAAGGTGCGGGCCGAGATGGACAGCATCCTCGCCCGGCACACGGGTCACCCGGCGGAGAAGATCCGGGCCGACACCGATCGCAGCATGGCGCTGACGGCGTCCGAGGCGGTGGCGTACGGCCTGGCCGACCGGGTGATCACCGCCCGGCCGGAGCGGGCGTACCGGCTGTCGGCCGCCAGCTGA